DNA sequence from the Bradyrhizobium sp. CIAT3101 genome:
CGGTAGTCTTGGTTCCTCTCGCCCTTCTCGATCTCCTCGCGGGTCAGCTGGCCGTTCGAAATCGGGTCCATGCCCTTGATGCCCTGCGCGGCGTCACCGTCGGCGATCGCGCGTACCTCGAGGGGGTGCATCTTGGTGAAATCGGCGACCTGGTCGAAGGTCAGCGCGGTGTTGTCGAGCAGCCAGACGGCGGTCGCCTTGGGCATCAGAGGTGCGTTGCTCATGGCAAATCTCCTTTGTGCTTCGCCCACCCCTCTGGAGGCGAAACCGGTGGTCATCAGCGATGACAGGGAATTCGCGCTATATAAGCCCGGAGGGGGTAGCCACGCAATGGTTCTGCTATAGATAGTGCCTTGACAGCGCCCGAAAGGGGGCCCAATTCCCTCTCAAGTCGCTATAACGTCCAAGCCGACCGTTTTAGGCCCTTTTCCATCCATCGACCGTCCCCCGCCAGAAGGCGAATGGGTGATTCGGTCCCGAGATCGCTCAATGTCAGCCAAACCAGACCTCAAGATCGTGCTTTGTTCTCCCCGCGGCTTCTGCGCCGGGGTGGTCCGGGCGATCGACACCGTGGAACGGGCGCTCGATAAATACGGCGCCCCCGTCTATGTTCGCCATGAGATTGTGCACAACAAATACGTCGTCGACGGGTTGAAAAAGAAGGGCGCCATCTTCGTCGAGGAGCTGGCGGAGATCCCGGAAAATACCACCGCGCCGGTGGTGTTCTCGGCCCATGGCGTGCCGAAGTCGGTTCCGGCCGATGCCACGTCCCGCAATCTGTTTTCGCTCGACGCGACCTGTCCGCTGGTGACCAAGGTGCACCGCGAGGCCGCGATCCACTTCAAGCGCGGCCGCGAGATCTTCCTGATCGGCCATTCGCATCATCCCGAAGTGGTCGGCACGCTCGGCCAGTTGCCGGTCGGCGCCGTCACCCTGATCGAGACCGCCGAGGACGCCAAGACCATCTCGCCGAAGGATCCGAACAACCTCGCCTTCGTGACCCAGACCACGCTGTCGATCGACGACACCGCGGAGATCGTGGCGCTGCTCAAGGAGCGCTTCCCGAACATCAACGGGCCGCACAAGGAAGACATTTGCTACGCCACCACCAACCGCCAGCTCGCGGTGAAGAAGGTGGCGCCGGTGGTCGACGCGCTCATCGTGGTCGGCGCCCCCAATTCGTCGAACTCGCAGCGCCTGCGTGAGGTCGCCGAACGCGAAGGCTGCAGGATCGCGGTGCTGGCGCAGCGCGCCGCCGACATCGACTGGGACAAGTTCGGCAACATCGCGAGCCTCGGTATCACCGCGGGTGCGTCGGCGCCGGAAGTGATCGTCGAGGAGATCATGGACGCGTTCGCCGAGCGCTACACGCTGCATGTGGAGACGGTCTCGGCCGCGGAAGAGAACGAGTTCTTCCCGCTGCCGCGCCAGGTGCGCCCCGAAGCCGCCGCCGAGTAGACCTTTATGGCGGTCTACACCGACGTTGCCGCCGACGAGCTTGCGGATTTCCTGAGGCAATACGATCTCGGCGAGTTGCTCTCCTACAAGGGCATCGCCGAGGGCGTCGAGAACACCAACTTCCTGCTGCACACCAGCAAGGGCTCGTTCATCCTCACGCTCTATGAGAAGCGCGTGGCGAAGAACGACCTGCCGTTCTTCCTCGCACTGATGACGCATCTCGCCGAGCACGGCGTCAGCTGCCCGCTGCCGGTGAAGGCGAGAGACGGCGAGGCGCTGCACGAGCTGCAGGGACGGCCGGCTGCGATCATCACCTTTCTCGAAGGCATCTGGCCGCGCAAGCCGAACGCGACCCATTGCGCCGGTGTCGGAGAGGGGCTGGCGAAGATGCACCTGGCCGGCGCCAATTTTGCGATCAAGCGTGCCAACGCGTTGTCCGTCGCGGGCTGGCGGCCGCTGTTCGATGCCGCCGCGCACCGCGCCGACGAGGTGCAGCCGGGCCTGCATGCGTTCCTCGCGACCGAGCTCGATTATCTCTCGGGTGGCGTCTGGCCGACCAGTCTGCCCGAGGGCGTGATCCACGCCGACCTCTTCAACGACAACGTCTTCTTCCTCGGCGACAAGCTCTCGGGCATCATCGACTTCACCTTCGCCTGCAACGACATGCTGGCCTATGACGTCGCGATCTGCCTGAACGCCTGGTGTTTCGAGCCGGATCATTCCTTCAACGTCACCAAGGCGCGCGCCTTTCTCAACGCCTATGGCCGTGTGCGAAAGCTGTCCGAGGCGGAAGAGGCTGCGCTGCCGCTGCTGGCGCGTGGCGCTGCGATCCGCTTCCTGCTGACGCGGCTGGTCGACTGGCTCAACGTGCCGCCGGGCGCGCTGGTGAAGCCGAAGGATCCGCTGGAGTATTTTCGCAAGCTGCGCTTCCACCAGAGCGTCTCCAGCGCGCGCGACTATGGGCTGATGCCGTCAGGATTGGTCGCGTGAGCGAGCGTCCCGTTGTCACGATCTATACCGACGGCGCCTGCTCGGGAAATCCCGGGCCCGGCGGCTGGGGCGCGATCCTGAAGTTCGGCGACAAGGAAAAAGAGCTGAACGGCGGCGAGCGCCACACCACCAACAACCAGATGGAATTGATGGCGGCGATCTCCGCGCTCGAGGCGCTGAAGAAGCCGTGCAGCGTCGATCTCTACACCGACAGCCAATATGTCCGGCAAGGCATCACCGGCTGGATCCATGGCTGGAAGCGCAACGGCTGGCGCACCGCCGACAAGAAGCCGGTCAAGAACGTCGAGCTATGGCAGCGCCTCGATGCCGCGCTGAAGGCGCATGAGGTGCGCTGGCACTGGGTCAAGGGCCACGCCGGGCATCCGGAGAACGAGCGGGCGGACCAGCTCGCGCGCGACGGGATCGTGAAGGCGAGGACACAAGCGCGGGTGACGGAGTAGGGCGCGCTGTTGGCGCGGTGGCCCAACTGTCATCGCCCGCGAAGGCGGGCGATCCAGTATTCCAGAGACAATTGTGATTGAGCCGAGACGCCTCGGCGTACTGGATGCCCCGCCTTCGCGGGGCATGACAGTGTCTCTTGCCGCTAAGAGATGCTCAGAGCTGCCCCAGCAGCGTATCGCCGCCGGAGACCTCGACCTTGCCGGGCATGGCTTCGAGGTTCAGCTTCTTGACCACGCCGTCCTCGACCAGCATCGAGTAGCGCTTGGAGCGGATGCCGAGGCCGTTGCCGGAGGCATCGAGCTCCATGCCGATCGCCTTGGCGAAGTCGGCATTGCCGTCGGCGAGGAAGATCGCCTCGTCGCGCTGGTCGGTGTCGCGCTTCCAGGCGTTCATGACGAAGGCGTCGTTGACGGAGACGATCGCGATGGTGTCGACGCCCTTGTCCTTCATGGCATAGGCGTTGAGGAAGATGCTCGGCAGATGCATCTTGTGGCAGGTGCCGGTGTAGGCGCCGGGCACCGCGAACAGCGCCACCTTCTTGCCCTTGAAGATATCGTCGGTGGTCTTCACCTGCGGGCCTTCCGCCGTCATCACGCGGAATTTCGCCTCGGGCAGCTTGTCGCCAGTCTGGATCGCCATCGTCAGTCTCCCTGAAAATCGGTCCCGCTTTGTAGACCGTGCGGCCGGGAGGCACAATATTGCCAGCGCGGGAAGCAGTAAGGGCCTCAGCCCTTCACCGTTATGTCATCAGCCGGCAAAACCGCCGCCGTCGAGGAAAGCCTGTTCGTCAGCCGTGGTTTCGCGGCCGAGGACATTGTTGCGGTGAGGGAAGCGACCGAACCGGCGGATGATCTCGGTGTGCTCTGCGGCCGATTTCTGGCTCTCTTTGTTGCCGGTCCCGCGAAACAGCGAGACGCAATGCTCCTGGTCGCCGAGATGCTCGGAATGCATCAGCGGCATATAGAGGAATTCGAGCAGGGCAGGATCGACCCTGCCTCCGGCGCCCCTTTCGATGGCGCGCCGGGCAATGTCGAGCGCCAGCGCGTCGCTGGAAAAGGCCGCTTGCGTACCGCGAAACATATTGCGGGGAAACTGGTCGAGCACGATGAGGAGCGCCAGCGTGCCCTCATCGCTGGCCTCCCAGGACGCCAGCCGGCCGGCAGCGGCCTGTTCCCACACATTGAGATAGCGACGCCTGACCTCGGCGTCGAAAGCGTCGTTGCGCTTGTACCAGGCGTCGCGACCGGCCTCGCGCCAGAAGGCGAGAATGCCGGCTGGCGCCACGTGAGAGATCTCTGACATCAGCAAAAGACGGCTTACGCCGCCTGGGCCTTCTTCTCGTCGCGCAGCTCGCGGCGCAGGATCTTGCCGACATTGGTCTTGGGCAGGTCGGCACGGAATTCGATCTGCTTCGGCACCTTGTAGCCGGTGAGCTGCTCGCGGCAGAACTTGATGACGTCCTCGGCCGTGAGGTTCGGATCCTTCTTCACCACGAAGGCCTTCACCGCTTCGCCGGACCCGCTGTCGGGAACGCCGATCACGGCGCATTCCAGCACGCCCGGATGGCTCGCGATCACTTCCTCGATCTCGTTCGGATAGACGTTGAAGCCGGAGACCAGGATCATGTCCTTCTTGCGGTCGACGATCTTGGTAAAGCCCTTCTCGTCCATCACGCCGATGTCGCCGGTGCGGAAATAGCCGTCCGCAGTCATGACCTTCGCGGTCTCCTCCGGCCTGTTCCAGTAGCCCGACATCACCTGCGGGCCCTTGGCGCAGATCTCGCCGGGCTGGCCGAGCGGGACTTCGTTGCCGTCGTCGTCGCGGATCGAGATCCAGGTCGAGGGCACGGGAATGCCGATCGATCCGGAGAATTCGGTCGTGGTCGCGGGATTGCACGTCAGCGTCGGCGAGGTCTCGGACAGGCCGTAGCCCTCGGCGATGAAGCAGCCGGTCACGTTTTTCCACTGCTCGGCCACCGGGCGCTGCACCGCCATGCCGCCGCCGTTCGATATCTTCAGCTTGGAGAAGTCGAGCTTCTTGAAATCAGGATGATGCATGAGGCCGTTGTAGAGCGTGTTGACGGCCGGGAAGCTGTTGACCTGGTATTTTGCGAGCTCCTTGACGAAGCCCGCGATGTCGCGCGGGTTGGGGATCAGGAGATTGCAGCCGCCGGCGCGCACCGCGAGCAGGTAGCAGGCCGTCAGCGCGAAGATGTGATAGAGCGGCAGCGCGCAGACGATCATCAGCTGCTCGACATGCGGCGGCGCATTGAGTGCCGGCTGCAGCCAGGCGTCGTTCTGCAGCACGTTGGCGACGATGTTGCGGTGAAGCAGCGTGGCGCCCTTGGAAACGCCGGTGGTGCCGCCGGTATATTGCAGGAAGGCGACGTCGCCGGGCGACAGCTTCGGCTTGTTGAAGGTCTGGCCACGTCCGGCCGACAGCGCGTCGTTGAACGAGACCGCGCCCGGCAGCGACCAGGCCGGCACCATCTTCTTGACGCGGCGGACGACGACATTGACGATCACGCCCTTGAAGCCGAGCAGATCGCCCATGCTGGCGACGATGACATGCTTGACCGGCGTCTTCGCGACCACCTGCTCGACGGTGTGCGCAAAGTTCTCCAGCACGATGATGGCTTCGGCGCCGGAATCCTTGAGCTGATGCTCGAGCTCGCGCGGGGTGTAGAGCGGATTGACGTTGACGACGGCAAAACCGGCGCGCAGCACCGCGGCGGTGGCGACCGGATATTGCAGCACGTTCGGCATCATGATCGCGACGCGCGCGCCGCGCTGCAGACCGCGACCCTGCAGGTAAGCGGCGAGCGCCAGCGACATCTGGTCGAGGTCGCGATAGCTGATCGCCTTGTCCATGCAGATGAACGCCTTGCGGTCGGCGAACTTGGTGAAGCTCTCCTCCAAGAGGTCGACCAGCGATGCGTATTGCGTCGGCTCGATATCAGCGGGCACGCCGGGCGGATATTGCTTGAGCCAGATGCGCTCCATGGAAACTCCCCTCTCTTATACCAGAGCCCGTTGTGTCTCGGGCTTGCCTCATTGCCGGCAGTATCGAGCCTGCCGGAACGGCTGGCAAGCGGTCGAGGCTTAGGGCAAAGGCCGGAGAGTGGCTACTGGAATCGTCGCAAGTCGCTGCCGCATGTGCGAAGTGCGGCTCGCGCGTCAACGGGACTGCAGTGTTAACCTAGCTGTTGTTGGGCGCAGGCTTCGGCTTGGTGGCCGCCTTGGGCTTGGCGGGCTTTGCGGCCTGATCGCCGCTCGCCGCCGGCTTATCCGCAGGCTTGGCCGCCGCGTGCTTGCTTGCCGTCGGCTTTGCCGCGGTCTTGGCATCTGTCTTGGCAGCCGCGTCAGGCTTGGCGGCCGCCGGTTTCGCCGCGGCCGTTTTGGCATCGCTGCCGGCGTCGGGCTTCTTGGCGGTACGCGACTTCTTGCCACGCGCCTTCGGCGGGGTCTGCTGATCGCTGTCGGCCGCGACCGCCGCGACCAGGGCCGCGCCGGTGCGGGTTGGGCCGGTGTAGACCACCACGGGCTCTGCAGCTTCCGGGGCCGAGGCCATCAGCTCGGACGCCTTCATCAGCGGCGGCTGGAGGCCGGCGGTGAAGAACGTCACCGGGGCGGCGCCGCCGGTTAAGGAGCCGCTGCCGGTGCCGTTGGTCGCGATCAGCGCATCGTCGTCGTCACTGGCCGGCCGCTTGCGGTGACCGCCGCACATCTCCTCGCGCAGGTTCGGCGGCGAGGCGTCGACAGGCACGAGGTTCTCGACGGTGCCGAGCGAGGGCCGCAGCCACGACAGATTGTCCTGGCTGAAGCCGCGCTCCAGCAGCTGCGCCGCCTTCACCGCGCGCGCGGTGCCGGAATTGGCGCCAAGCACCACCGCGATCAGGCGGCGGCCGTTGCGCGTCGCGGAGGCCACCAGGTTGTAGCCGGAAGCGCAGATGAAGCCGGTCTTGAAACCGTCGGCACCGGGATAGCGGCCGATCAGCTTGTTGAAATTACCGGTGACGCGCTTGCCGAAGCGGATCGCCGGAATGTGCACGAAGTACTCGTATTCCGGCAGGTCGCGCAGGAACGAGCGGGCGAGAATGCCGAGGTCGCGGGCCGAGGTGACGTGTCCGTCCGCAGGCAGGCCGTTCGGATTGACGTAGTTCGTCTGCGTCATGCCGAGCTTCTTCGCGGTGTCGTTCATCATCACGGAGAAGCCGTCGATCGAGCCGCCGAGGCCTTCGGCGAGCACCACGGCCATGTCGTTCGCCGACTTGACCATCATCATCTTCAGCGCGTTGTCGACGGTGAGCTGTGTTCCCGGACGGAGGCCCATCTTCGAGGGCGACTGCGAGGCGGCCGTCGGCGACACCGTCAGCAGCGTGTCGAGCGTGATCTTGCCGTCCTTCACCGCCTTCAACGTCACATAGGCGGTCATGATCTTGGTGACGGAGGCCGGATACCAGGGGATCGTTGCGTTGTCCGCCTGCAGCACCTTGCCGCTGTCGGCTTCGATCAGAAGCAGCGCCTCTGCGTTTGCGATGCGCGGTGCGAGCAGCGCGCCGACTGCGAGAGCCGCGGCCAACAGGTTGAACAGGGGCTTGCGAAGCAGCGGGCGAAAGGCGTGCACTATCCGATTCCGGTCCTTGGAGATCCGCCGGTTCCGGTCGGGATCTCGTGATCTCTGTTCGGTTCTGAAATCCAGCGCCGCCGCTCGCGGCAGCGCAAACCTATACCGGCTCTTGCGTCGAGAATAGGGGCTTCGGCCGGGTATTCCGCAACGAAATAGGCCGAATTTCGACGGTGCTGCGGGGACTTGCTAAGGGGATTTGGCGGCAGAGGCCGCGGCCTCGGCGGCAACGCCAGCCTTCGCATGTTCCTGCACCATGAACTGGGCCTTGGCGAGCTCGGCAAAATGGCCGCCTTTGGCCACGAGTTCATCGAAAGTTCCGCTTTCGATCACCCGGCCGTTCTGGAACACCAGGATCCGCGTGGCATTGCGGATGGTGGAGAGACGGTGGGCGATCACGAAGGTGGTGCGGCCCTTCATCACTTCATCGAGAGCAGCGTTCACCTTGGCCTCGGTGACCGCATCGAGCGCGCTGGTCGCCTCGTCCAGGATCAGGATCGGCGGGTCCTTCAGCAGCGCCCGGGCGATCGACAGCCGTTGCCGCTCGCCGCCGGACAGCATGCGGCCACGCTCGCCGGCGTTGGTCTCGAAGCCGCCGCTGCGTTCGATGAATTCGATCGCCTGCGCACGCTCGGCGGCCTTGCGCATCTCGGCCTCGGTCGCGTCAGGCTTGCCGACGCGCAGATTCTCGGCGATCGAGCGGTTGAACAGCAGCGCTTCCTGGAACACGACTCCGATATTTCGCCGCAGCGATGTCAGCGTGACGCCGCGCACGTCCATGCCGTCGATCCTGATGATTCCGGATTGCGGATCGAAGGCGCGATGCAAGAGCGCAATCGCGGTCGATTTGCCGGCGCCGGTCGGGCCGACCAGCGCGATGGTCTGGCCGGGCAGCGCGGTGAAGGAGAGATCCTCGATCGCCGGCCGCTTGCCGTCATAGGAGAAGGTGACGTCGTTGAACTCGACGAGGCCGGAGAGGCGCCCCGCATCGATCGCGTCGGGCCGGTCGTGCACCGCAGGCACGGCATCGAGCACGTTGAAGAACTCGCGCAGGCGCGGCGCTTCCATGAACACGTTGTTGATGAAGCTCACGACCTGCTCGAGCTTCTGGATCAGCAGCGTCGCGAAGCTCACGAACATCACGATCTCGCCGACCGAGGTGAGGCCCTGGTCGTGCAGGGCGATGCCGAGCGTGAAGATCGCGAGCACGGTGATGGTGGTGGAGGCGCGCGTGATCACAGTGACGAGCGCCCACCATGACAGCACCGGCATTTGCGCCGCGAGCAGCTGGTCGGCGACCGAGCGCAACCCCTGCACCTCGGACTCGACGCGCACAAAGCTCTGCACCAGCGCGACGTTGCCGAGCGCGTCGGAGGCGCGCGCGGACAGCTCGCTATACTGCTCCTCGACCGCCATCTGCATGCCGAAGGTCTTGCGCACCACGAAGGTGGTCAGCGCGGTGAAGACGACGCAGAGCACGAACAGCAGGATCGCCAGCCGCCAGTTCAGGTACAGCGACAGCGGCAGCAGCACCACCACCGACAGGATGGCGGCAAAGTGCTCGCGGAAGAAGCCGAGCCAGAGCCGCCACAGCGCGTCCGTGCCGTTGAGCATCACCTTCATCAGCCGGCCCGAATGCGTGCCGGAATGGAACGTCAGCGGCAGCTGCAGGATGTGCTCGAAATAGCTGGTCAGCACCGCCTGGCGCTGGCGGTGGGAGAGACGGTCGGCCTGCAAGGCCACCAGCGCGCTGCAGGCGATGGTGAACAATCCGAACGCGACCCATGCCATCAGGAACGGCCAGGCCGAGTTCGAGCCCGCGACCGTCTTGCCGGAGAGCACATCGACGATCCGGCCGAACAGCACCGGCTCGGCGAATTGTGAACCCGCCAGCAGGAGGTTGGCGAACGCCAGCAGCCAGCCAAGGCGCGCCTCCTTGCCGAGCAGCTCGAGAACGCGGGTGTAGAGTCGGAGGATGGGCATGCGGGCGAAGAACTCGGGCGGGTCAGGGATCCGATATTCTAAGCAGGG
Encoded proteins:
- a CDS encoding D-alanyl-D-alanine carboxypeptidase family protein; protein product: MHAFRPLLRKPLFNLLAAALAVGALLAPRIANAEALLLIEADSGKVLQADNATIPWYPASVTKIMTAYVTLKAVKDGKITLDTLLTVSPTAASQSPSKMGLRPGTQLTVDNALKMMMVKSANDMAVVLAEGLGGSIDGFSVMMNDTAKKLGMTQTNYVNPNGLPADGHVTSARDLGILARSFLRDLPEYEYFVHIPAIRFGKRVTGNFNKLIGRYPGADGFKTGFICASGYNLVASATRNGRRLIAVVLGANSGTARAVKAAQLLERGFSQDNLSWLRPSLGTVENLVPVDASPPNLREEMCGGHRKRPASDDDDALIATNGTGSGSLTGGAAPVTFFTAGLQPPLMKASELMASAPEAAEPVVVYTGPTRTGAALVAAVAADSDQQTPPKARGKKSRTAKKPDAGSDAKTAAAKPAAAKPDAAAKTDAKTAAKPTASKHAAAKPADKPAASGDQAAKPAKPKAATKPKPAPNNS
- a CDS encoding peroxiredoxin encodes the protein MAIQTGDKLPEAKFRVMTAEGPQVKTTDDIFKGKKVALFAVPGAYTGTCHKMHLPSIFLNAYAMKDKGVDTIAIVSVNDAFVMNAWKRDTDQRDEAIFLADGNADFAKAIGMELDASGNGLGIRSKRYSMLVEDGVVKKLNLEAMPGKVEVSGGDTLLGQL
- the rnhA gene encoding ribonuclease HI; the protein is MSERPVVTIYTDGACSGNPGPGGWGAILKFGDKEKELNGGERHTTNNQMELMAAISALEALKKPCSVDLYTDSQYVRQGITGWIHGWKRNGWRTADKKPVKNVELWQRLDAALKAHEVRWHWVKGHAGHPENERADQLARDGIVKARTQARVTE
- a CDS encoding glucan ABC transporter ATP-binding protein/ permease — translated: MPILRLYTRVLELLGKEARLGWLLAFANLLLAGSQFAEPVLFGRIVDVLSGKTVAGSNSAWPFLMAWVAFGLFTIACSALVALQADRLSHRQRQAVLTSYFEHILQLPLTFHSGTHSGRLMKVMLNGTDALWRLWLGFFREHFAAILSVVVLLPLSLYLNWRLAILLFVLCVVFTALTTFVVRKTFGMQMAVEEQYSELSARASDALGNVALVQSFVRVESEVQGLRSVADQLLAAQMPVLSWWALVTVITRASTTITVLAIFTLGIALHDQGLTSVGEIVMFVSFATLLIQKLEQVVSFINNVFMEAPRLREFFNVLDAVPAVHDRPDAIDAGRLSGLVEFNDVTFSYDGKRPAIEDLSFTALPGQTIALVGPTGAGKSTAIALLHRAFDPQSGIIRIDGMDVRGVTLTSLRRNIGVVFQEALLFNRSIAENLRVGKPDATEAEMRKAAERAQAIEFIERSGGFETNAGERGRMLSGGERQRLSIARALLKDPPILILDEATSALDAVTEAKVNAALDEVMKGRTTFVIAHRLSTIRNATRILVFQNGRVIESGTFDELVAKGGHFAELAKAQFMVQEHAKAGVAAEAAASAAKSP
- the ispH gene encoding 4-hydroxy-3-methylbut-2-enyl diphosphate reductase, which translates into the protein MSAKPDLKIVLCSPRGFCAGVVRAIDTVERALDKYGAPVYVRHEIVHNKYVVDGLKKKGAIFVEELAEIPENTTAPVVFSAHGVPKSVPADATSRNLFSLDATCPLVTKVHREAAIHFKRGREIFLIGHSHHPEVVGTLGQLPVGAVTLIETAEDAKTISPKDPNNLAFVTQTTLSIDDTAEIVALLKERFPNINGPHKEDICYATTNRQLAVKKVAPVVDALIVVGAPNSSNSQRLREVAEREGCRIAVLAQRAADIDWDKFGNIASLGITAGASAPEVIVEEIMDAFAERYTLHVETVSAAEENEFFPLPRQVRPEAAAE
- a CDS encoding homoserine kinase, which translates into the protein MAVYTDVAADELADFLRQYDLGELLSYKGIAEGVENTNFLLHTSKGSFILTLYEKRVAKNDLPFFLALMTHLAEHGVSCPLPVKARDGEALHELQGRPAAIITFLEGIWPRKPNATHCAGVGEGLAKMHLAGANFAIKRANALSVAGWRPLFDAAAHRADEVQPGLHAFLATELDYLSGGVWPTSLPEGVIHADLFNDNVFFLGDKLSGIIDFTFACNDMLAYDVAICLNAWCFEPDHSFNVTKARAFLNAYGRVRKLSEAEEAALPLLARGAAIRFLLTRLVDWLNVPPGALVKPKDPLEYFRKLRFHQSVSSARDYGLMPSGLVA
- a CDS encoding long-chain fatty acid--CoA ligase, encoding MERIWLKQYPPGVPADIEPTQYASLVDLLEESFTKFADRKAFICMDKAISYRDLDQMSLALAAYLQGRGLQRGARVAIMMPNVLQYPVATAAVLRAGFAVVNVNPLYTPRELEHQLKDSGAEAIIVLENFAHTVEQVVAKTPVKHVIVASMGDLLGFKGVIVNVVVRRVKKMVPAWSLPGAVSFNDALSAGRGQTFNKPKLSPGDVAFLQYTGGTTGVSKGATLLHRNIVANVLQNDAWLQPALNAPPHVEQLMIVCALPLYHIFALTACYLLAVRAGGCNLLIPNPRDIAGFVKELAKYQVNSFPAVNTLYNGLMHHPDFKKLDFSKLKISNGGGMAVQRPVAEQWKNVTGCFIAEGYGLSETSPTLTCNPATTTEFSGSIGIPVPSTWISIRDDDGNEVPLGQPGEICAKGPQVMSGYWNRPEETAKVMTADGYFRTGDIGVMDEKGFTKIVDRKKDMILVSGFNVYPNEIEEVIASHPGVLECAVIGVPDSGSGEAVKAFVVKKDPNLTAEDVIKFCREQLTGYKVPKQIEFRADLPKTNVGKILRRELRDEKKAQAA
- a CDS encoding DUF924 family protein, coding for MSEISHVAPAGILAFWREAGRDAWYKRNDAFDAEVRRRYLNVWEQAAAGRLASWEASDEGTLALLIVLDQFPRNMFRGTQAAFSSDALALDIARRAIERGAGGRVDPALLEFLYMPLMHSEHLGDQEHCVSLFRGTGNKESQKSAAEHTEIIRRFGRFPHRNNVLGRETTADEQAFLDGGGFAG